A genome region from Bdellovibrionales bacterium includes the following:
- a CDS encoding alpha/beta hydrolase, with product MYRDKMPLQPEEVYFKSADGTRLHGWYFPPLDKKEPTAVIVHFHGNAENLTTHFFSLYEAPSRGFAYLTFDYRGYGESEGSPNPKGVVQDGVAAIRWMHSKHPKKPLVVFAQSLGGAIAFRSVAQIKNEVPISLMLADSTFADYRQQARSLFSNSVLTYLFQPLAWLLADNSESPKEDIARISPTPLIVVHGENDRVVDPSMGKEVFRLAQEPKEFWSIPNCQHLQFMFIEEGEQGERFYVKVAERVSQLKKK from the coding sequence GTGTACCGCGATAAGATGCCCCTTCAGCCTGAAGAAGTATATTTTAAATCGGCAGACGGAACTCGACTTCATGGTTGGTACTTCCCGCCCCTCGATAAAAAAGAACCCACCGCAGTCATAGTTCACTTCCACGGTAATGCCGAAAATTTAACGACCCATTTCTTTTCACTTTACGAAGCACCCTCGCGCGGGTTTGCATATCTTACGTTTGATTATCGAGGCTATGGAGAATCTGAGGGAAGTCCCAATCCCAAAGGAGTTGTTCAAGATGGAGTTGCCGCGATTCGATGGATGCACTCGAAACATCCTAAAAAGCCTCTTGTCGTTTTTGCGCAAAGCCTTGGTGGAGCTATTGCTTTTCGGTCTGTCGCTCAAATTAAAAACGAAGTTCCCATTTCCCTTATGCTGGCGGATTCTACGTTTGCCGATTACCGCCAGCAGGCACGTTCGCTGTTCTCTAACTCTGTGCTCACCTATTTGTTTCAGCCCCTGGCTTGGCTTCTTGCTGATAACTCGGAATCTCCTAAAGAGGATATCGCGCGTATATCCCCGACACCATTAATCGTCGTTCATGGCGAGAATGACCGCGTTGTGGACCCCTCTATGGGTAAAGAGGTATTCCGACTTGCCCAAGAGCCCAAAGAGTTTTGGAGTATCCCGAACTGCCAACACTTACAGTTTATGTTCATTGAAGAAGGGGAACAGGGCGAGCGCTTCTACGTGAAAGTCGCAGAACGCGTTAGCCAGCTCAAAAAGAAATAG